In the genome of Dermacentor variabilis isolate Ectoservices chromosome 5, ASM5094787v1, whole genome shotgun sequence, one region contains:
- the LOC142581996 gene encoding uncharacterized protein LOC142581996 gives MHPSPVAGVVQDPAVDDVVSAVQWALDNAKFFGADPKELVLVGRGSGAYLLSMASNSMPNGMARRAFYHGIVYGSLLPLDPSDKNEPYRSLASALGCNDSADKGANVSAWVPCFRAATADDLVSAARSFSEWPLRFAPHVDVQSLLMNPAARTRTVIAGLDVADLRDFFAQRIVPLAQRGGNASTPEALLDYALNVFNVPSLEKSLLKSRFKIASVEKLLRLLPCSTLRVAKAAVEGYHYLFDSAMASGLLHPPVGIPQLAQFVSLGTAPPLADNSPWLPLSELSKTRFIGKDGHENLTNLDSECKI, from the exons ATGCACCCGTCTCCGGTTGCCGGTGTGGTTCAAGACCCGGCCGTCGATGACGTCGTGTCTGCCGTGCAGTGGGCGCTCGACAACGCCAAGTTCTTCGGCGCCGACCCAAAGGAACTGGTGCTGGTAGGGCGTGGGTCCGGTGCCTACCTGCTGTCGATGGCCTCCAACAGCATGCCCAACGGTATGGCTCGCCGGGCATTCTACCATGGCATTGTCTATGGATCACTGCTCCCACTCGATCCG TCGGACAAGAACGAGCCGTACCGCAGCCTGGCTTCGGCGCTTGGCTGCAACGACTCCGCGGACAAAGGCGCGAACGTGTCGGCGTGGGTGCCCTGCTTCCGCGCCGCGACCGCCGACGACCTGGTGAGCGCTGCGCGAAGCTTTTCCGAATGGCCGCTGCGGTTCGCGCCACACGTCGACGTCCAGTCGCTGCTGATGAATCCCGCTGCCCGGACACGCACGGTCATCGCGGGATTGGACGTGGCCGACCTGCGGGACTTCTTTGCGCAGCGCATCGTACCGCTCGCGCAG CGCGGCGGAAATGCTTCCACGCCGGAGGCACTTCTCGACTACGCGCTGAACGTGTTCAACGTGCCAAGCTTGGAGAAGTCGCTTCTCAAGAGCCGGTTCAAGATTGCCAGCGTGGAAAAGTTGTTGCGCCTACTTCCGTGCTCGACGCTGCGCGTAGCCAAAGCTGCGGTCGAGGGCTACCACTACCTCTTCGACTCGGCCATGGCCAGCGGGCTCCTGCATCCGCCCGTGGGTATACCACAGTTGGCGCAGTTCGTCAGCCTCGG CACTGCGCCCCCGCTGGCCGACAACAGTCCATGGCTACCTCTGAGCGAGCTCAGCAAGACGCGCTTCATCGGCAAGGACGGTCACGAGAACTTGACCAACTTGGACAGCGAGTGCAAGATTTAA